Proteins from a single region of Chryseobacterium sp. T16E-39:
- a CDS encoding SDR family oxidoreductase, protein MNNNLHGKTALITGSARGLGKAIAERYAALGANIIINYSKDKSSADEVVSNIKAMNVGVIAVQADVSKVADIEKLFDEAKKAFGKIDIVVANAGIEMVETPVTAFTEEQFDRLFSINTKGAYFTMQQAAKNIEDNGRIIYIASSTTAFPVQGMAVYGGSKTTPRYMVDVLSKEIGHRGVTVNSIIPFAVDHSGIFTEANSYPELRKSLIDSCPMGRLAEVEDVANAAEFFASDLSSFVNGQHLLVNGGANQ, encoded by the coding sequence ATGAACAACAATTTACATGGCAAAACAGCCTTAATTACAGGCTCAGCCAGAGGTTTAGGTAAAGCTATTGCAGAGCGTTATGCTGCTCTGGGAGCAAATATCATCATCAATTATTCAAAGGACAAATCTTCAGCGGATGAAGTAGTTTCTAATATCAAAGCTATGAATGTAGGCGTAATTGCTGTACAAGCAGATGTGAGTAAAGTTGCTGATATAGAAAAACTTTTCGACGAAGCTAAAAAAGCCTTCGGAAAGATTGATATTGTAGTTGCCAACGCAGGAATAGAAATGGTAGAAACTCCTGTGACAGCATTTACGGAAGAACAGTTTGACCGGTTATTCAGTATCAACACCAAAGGAGCTTATTTTACAATGCAGCAGGCCGCTAAAAACATTGAAGATAATGGCCGTATCATTTACATAGCTTCCAGTACTACGGCGTTTCCGGTTCAGGGAATGGCAGTATATGGTGGAAGTAAAACAACACCAAGATATATGGTAGATGTGCTCTCAAAAGAAATTGGACACCGTGGAGTTACCGTTAATTCCATTATCCCTTTTGCCGTTGATCATTCCGGTATTTTTACTGAAGCAAACAGCTATCCTGAATTAAGGAAATCGCTAATCGACAGCTGCCCGATGGGAAGACTTGCAGAAGTAGAGGATGTTGCCAATGCAGCAGAGTTTTTTGCCAGTGATTTGTCATCGTTTGTCAATGGACAACACCTTTTGGTGAATGGCGGAGCCAACCAATAA
- a CDS encoding chloride channel protein, whose protein sequence is MKIHNKRKYLSFLKFKRDFQKYGLEKVRSYELILHWLSNRLSRSQFLILSGILVGCTAGLAGVILKTLVHTIHYFIVNKVHFEYQILFYIVFPFLGIVLTTSIVLTLFKGQDRKGIGAILYEIAQNSSVVSSVKMYSQIVQSAITVGLGGSAGLESPIAVTGAAIGSNYAQTYRLGYKERTLLLAAGATAGIASAFNAPIAGVMFAFEILLTGVVFSDFIPLVVAAVCGSLLSRILLQEDILFRFHARESFNYHNVPYYLILGIVTGLYARYFVVISQKVEHFIKELKVSRIRKAMIGGAALSLLCVLFPPLFGEGYETVKDFTNGNAHFIIENSLFRYFEIGNWTVIIFLVLICLLKAFATSITIFSGGNGGNFAPSLFAGGTVGFLFAMICKQIGFEDVPVTNLVLVGMAGAMSGVLYAPLTAIFLIAESSFGYDLFIPLMIVSVMSYLMAKWFSPISPELKNMADEGKIFTHEHDKNLMSSLRTKELIDWDSQTINHDAPLNDLYELIKNGKKNVFAIVDDEKMLKGILTLDDIRPLLFNRDKDVSLTIQQLMKAPPAVIHPEDEPLKIIQIFDETGVWNLPVVDIHNRFIGFISKSTVLMSYRELLKKYSD, encoded by the coding sequence GTGAAGATTCACAATAAAAGAAAATACCTCAGTTTTCTTAAGTTTAAAAGAGATTTTCAGAAATATGGTCTCGAAAAAGTTCGCAGTTATGAGCTTATTCTTCATTGGCTGAGCAACAGACTCAGCCGTAGCCAGTTTCTTATTCTTTCGGGTATTCTGGTAGGGTGTACTGCAGGGTTGGCAGGGGTAATTCTTAAAACACTGGTTCATACCATTCATTACTTCATTGTAAACAAAGTTCATTTTGAATATCAGATCCTTTTTTACATTGTTTTTCCGTTTTTAGGAATTGTGCTAACGACAAGTATTGTTCTAACCCTATTCAAGGGACAGGACAGAAAAGGGATAGGGGCTATTCTTTATGAAATTGCCCAAAACTCCAGTGTCGTTTCTTCCGTGAAAATGTATTCACAGATCGTTCAAAGTGCCATTACGGTAGGACTTGGGGGATCTGCCGGACTGGAAAGTCCTATAGCTGTTACAGGTGCTGCCATTGGATCCAATTACGCACAAACGTATCGATTAGGATATAAAGAAAGGACTCTGCTTCTGGCAGCAGGTGCTACAGCAGGTATAGCCTCTGCATTCAATGCTCCTATAGCAGGAGTAATGTTTGCCTTTGAAATATTATTAACAGGAGTTGTTTTTTCAGACTTTATTCCTTTGGTTGTTGCAGCAGTCTGCGGAAGTCTTTTATCGAGAATATTACTTCAGGAGGATATCCTGTTCAGGTTTCATGCCAGAGAATCTTTTAATTATCATAATGTTCCCTATTATCTGATACTGGGGATTGTTACCGGTTTATATGCCCGTTATTTTGTCGTTATTTCTCAAAAGGTAGAACATTTCATCAAAGAACTTAAAGTCTCCAGAATACGTAAAGCAATGATAGGTGGAGCAGCATTATCTTTACTTTGTGTATTATTTCCACCATTATTTGGAGAGGGATATGAAACCGTAAAAGATTTCACCAACGGTAACGCTCATTTTATTATTGAAAACAGTCTTTTCAGGTATTTTGAAATTGGAAACTGGACCGTTATTATTTTTCTGGTTCTTATATGTCTTCTAAAAGCATTTGCCACGTCCATTACTATTTTTAGTGGCGGAAATGGGGGAAATTTTGCACCATCCCTTTTTGCTGGAGGTACGGTAGGTTTTCTTTTTGCTATGATCTGTAAACAAATCGGTTTTGAAGATGTACCGGTGACCAATCTTGTTCTTGTAGGGATGGCTGGAGCAATGAGCGGCGTATTGTATGCACCTCTTACTGCGATTTTCCTTATTGCTGAATCGAGTTTCGGATATGATTTATTTATTCCTCTGATGATCGTTTCTGTAATGTCATACCTAATGGCAAAATGGTTTTCGCCGATCTCCCCGGAATTAAAAAATATGGCCGATGAGGGAAAAATATTTACGCATGAACATGATAAGAATCTGATGTCTTCACTCCGAACAAAAGAGTTGATCGATTGGGATTCTCAAACCATTAATCATGATGCACCCCTCAATGATCTGTATGAATTAATCAAAAACGGGAAAAAGAATGTTTTTGCGATCGTAGATGATGAAAAGATGTTGAAAGGAATTTTAACATTGGATGATATCCGTCCGCTTCTTTTTAATAGAGATAAAGATGTATCATTAACTATCCAACAGTTGATGAAAGCTCCACCAGCCGTTATTCATCCTGAAGATGAGCCCTTAAAGATCATTCAAATATTTGATGAAACCGGTGTCTGGAATTTGCCTGTCGTTGATATACATAACCGATTTATAGGATTTATTTCTAAATCTACTGTATTAATGAGTTACAGGGAATTATTGAAGAAATATTCCGACTAG
- a CDS encoding SDR family oxidoreductase — MNKTVLITGASSGIGKATALYFAKNKWNVIATMRNPEKEKELNQYENVLVTELEVTDNDSIQKAIHHGIEQFGKIDAVINNAGYGQQGIFEAVTPEKIRAQFDVNVFGVMNVTRAILPHFRANNSGTVLNITSGAGRVTTPLLSVYSASKFAIEGFSESLAFELNSQNIKVKIVEPGYIATSFYERANQEFAFDPSLEDYKSFSEEMALFFKSFEGGSNLYSSDDVAHVIYTAVTDNTNQLRYIAGPDIEPLFEIRNSKPDQEYVNTLRHLFMPDGFKN; from the coding sequence ATGAATAAAACCGTATTAATTACCGGAGCATCATCCGGTATTGGGAAAGCAACGGCACTGTACTTTGCAAAGAATAAATGGAATGTTATTGCCACTATGCGAAATCCTGAAAAAGAAAAGGAACTGAATCAATATGAAAATGTATTAGTTACCGAATTGGAGGTAACGGATAATGATTCTATTCAGAAGGCAATCCATCATGGAATAGAACAGTTTGGAAAAATTGATGCTGTGATTAACAATGCAGGGTATGGACAACAGGGAATTTTCGAGGCGGTAACTCCTGAAAAGATCAGAGCACAATTTGACGTGAATGTTTTTGGGGTTATGAATGTTACCAGAGCCATATTACCTCATTTCAGAGCCAATAATTCAGGAACTGTTCTTAATATAACATCTGGAGCGGGTAGGGTAACCACTCCTTTATTATCTGTTTACAGCGCTTCAAAATTCGCTATAGAAGGCTTTTCAGAGTCATTAGCATTCGAATTGAATTCTCAGAATATTAAAGTAAAGATCGTAGAACCCGGATACATTGCCACCTCTTTTTATGAAAGAGCTAATCAAGAATTTGCATTTGATCCGTCATTAGAAGATTACAAAAGTTTTTCTGAAGAAATGGCTTTATTCTTCAAATCTTTTGAGGGTGGAAGCAATCTTTATTCTTCTGACGATGTAGCGCATGTAATTTATACAGCAGTAACAGATAATACGAACCAGCTTCGTTATATTGCTGGTCCAGATATTGAACCCTTATTCGAAATCCGAAATAGCAAACCGGATCAGGAATATGTGAATACTCTTAGACACCTATTTATGCCGGATGGGTTTAAAAATTAA
- a CDS encoding response regulator transcription factor, producing MNILIIEDDLRVAQLTQRGLEEQGFTVTLAYDGLSGKKLALQNDYDLVITDIVLPKMDGIDLCREVRQIKPDLAIIMLTALGTTDDKVEGFDAGADDYLVKPFEMRELLVRIRALLKRNTKTAQNTGFILRYADLEMNLHTKIVKRSTKDINLTPKEFKLLEYMLQNTERVLSRVEIAEKVWDTHFDTGTNFIDVYINYLRKKIDKDFDQKLIHTKSGMGFILKLE from the coding sequence ATGAACATCCTAATCATAGAAGACGACCTAAGAGTAGCACAACTTACCCAAAGAGGTTTGGAAGAACAGGGTTTTACGGTAACGTTAGCATATGACGGGCTTTCCGGAAAGAAATTGGCATTACAGAATGATTATGATCTTGTGATCACAGATATTGTTCTTCCTAAAATGGATGGTATTGACCTTTGCAGGGAAGTACGCCAGATCAAACCGGATTTAGCGATCATTATGCTTACTGCATTGGGAACAACGGATGATAAAGTAGAAGGTTTTGATGCCGGCGCAGATGATTATCTCGTAAAGCCTTTTGAAATGAGGGAATTATTGGTACGAATCAGGGCTTTATTAAAAAGAAATACCAAGACTGCCCAAAACACGGGATTTATTCTGCGGTATGCTGATCTGGAAATGAACCTTCATACCAAGATCGTTAAACGCAGTACAAAAGATATTAATCTCACTCCTAAAGAGTTCAAGCTGCTTGAATATATGCTGCAAAATACAGAGAGGGTTTTGTCGCGTGTAGAAATTGCAGAAAAAGTCTGGGATACCCACTTTGATACCGGAACAAACTTTATAGACGTGTATATCAACTATCTGCGAAAGAAAATTGATAAAGATTTTGATCAAAAATTGATTCATACCAAGTCCGGTATGGGATTTATCCTTAAATTGGAGTAA
- a CDS encoding helix-turn-helix domain-containing protein, which yields MIDQSIKKNNLSYFDSVSELTKAFGTSQPLHPLIVLFNHDTIASGSEVQQLVTNFYMLSYKSNLKGKLKYGQGYYDFDEGGLIFVAPNQALSVVDGNDRCEGMSLFFHPDFLLSYPLGKTISKYGFFSYNINEALHLSEREKKKIISIFEDIKQELDASIDDVSQDLIVSYLEVLLNYSNRFYKRQFITRKVINHTIIGKFEALLSEYFNDEISLNKGLPSVKYFSDQLLLSSNYLSDLLRNYTGMNTQQHIHLKLIDKAKEKLTSTDLSISEIAYDLGFEHPQSFNKLFKAKTKQSPLQYRQSLN from the coding sequence ATGATCGATCAGTCTATAAAAAAGAACAATCTGAGTTATTTTGACTCCGTTTCAGAATTGACCAAAGCATTTGGTACTAGCCAACCGTTACATCCTTTAATTGTTTTATTTAATCATGATACAATTGCTTCAGGATCCGAAGTACAGCAGTTGGTGACCAATTTTTATATGCTCTCTTATAAAAGTAATCTGAAAGGAAAATTAAAATACGGACAGGGGTATTATGATTTTGATGAAGGAGGTTTAATTTTTGTTGCTCCAAATCAGGCATTATCTGTGGTTGACGGAAATGACAGATGTGAGGGAATGAGCCTGTTTTTTCATCCAGATTTCCTTTTATCATATCCGCTGGGAAAAACAATTTCCAAATATGGTTTTTTCTCATACAATATCAATGAAGCGCTGCATTTATCAGAGCGTGAAAAGAAGAAGATCATCAGTATTTTTGAAGATATAAAGCAGGAGCTTGATGCATCAATAGATGATGTAAGTCAGGATCTTATTGTATCCTACCTGGAAGTCCTTCTTAATTACAGCAACCGGTTCTATAAACGTCAGTTTATCACCCGAAAAGTAATCAATCACACCATTATTGGAAAATTTGAAGCTCTTTTATCAGAGTATTTTAATGATGAAATTTCTTTAAACAAAGGCTTACCAAGTGTAAAATATTTTTCAGACCAACTTCTTCTTTCCTCAAACTATTTAAGTGATCTCCTTAGAAATTACACAGGAATGAATACCCAGCAACATATTCATTTAAAGCTCATTGATAAGGCCAAAGAAAAATTAACTTCAACTGATCTCAGCATTTCCGAAATTGCTTACGACTTAGGTTTTGAGCATCCCCAGTCTTTCAATAAACTGTTCAAGGCAAAAACAAAACAATCTCCTTTGCAGTACAGACAATCGTTGAATTAA
- a CDS encoding DUF421 domain-containing protein has translation MLSIFLLELNWKELLMGHEEWSFILEIILRTAIMFLTIIIGLRILGKRGVKQLSIFELVVIIGLGSAAGDPMFNKDVGIVSSVIVFIVIILLYSVVTYLIGKYKKIEKLIEGTSICLIENGQFSIENFKKENLGSDEFFAELRLKGISQLGQIEMAIEEISGEISVFYFEDSQVKYGLPIMPNSLQKPLKYLDEEAHYSCTFCGHTEMKSPGNAGSCRICKKDEWVLASNKKRIT, from the coding sequence ATGTTATCCATATTTCTCTTAGAGCTTAACTGGAAAGAATTACTAATGGGACACGAAGAATGGTCATTTATTCTGGAAATTATTCTTCGTACAGCCATTATGTTTTTGACAATCATTATAGGGCTTCGGATTTTGGGGAAAAGGGGAGTTAAACAACTTTCTATTTTTGAACTTGTAGTTATCATTGGCTTAGGCTCAGCTGCAGGTGATCCTATGTTCAATAAAGATGTCGGAATTGTTTCTTCAGTCATTGTTTTTATTGTTATCATCTTACTTTACAGCGTTGTTACCTATCTGATAGGAAAATACAAAAAAATAGAAAAACTCATTGAAGGTACTTCAATCTGCCTGATCGAAAACGGACAATTCTCCATTGAAAATTTCAAAAAAGAAAACCTTGGGAGTGACGAATTCTTCGCAGAGTTACGATTAAAAGGGATTTCACAGCTAGGACAAATTGAAATGGCCATTGAAGAAATTTCCGGTGAAATCAGTGTATTTTATTTTGAAGATTCTCAAGTGAAATATGGGCTCCCAATAATGCCTAATTCTCTTCAAAAACCTCTTAAATATCTTGATGAAGAAGCCCATTATTCCTGTACATTCTGCGGTCATACAGAAATGAAATCACCCGGAAATGCAGGAAGTTGTCGTATTTGTAAAAAGGATGAATGGGTCTTAGCCAGTAATAAAAAAAGGATAACCTAG
- a CDS encoding MgtC/SapB family protein, whose product MPSNKRRGIMGLLEFTIRLLSGMLLGSAIGIERHWRQKSAGLRTNALVSLGATAFILLSIKIGGDATGRIASYIVSGIGFLGAGVIMKDGLNVQGLNTAATIWCSAAVGALSGMGLQLEAAVVTLTVMFTHIILRPIGIRLNRFTFVKSGNVQTDYLFTIKCTADVENHIRVLLMQMLGNDEKLLLKSLSSDDIEDKVVITAVIVTATPQDSLIERTASRLTIEEKVHKVSWEIIGTQSEL is encoded by the coding sequence GTGCCATCAAATAAAAGAAGAGGAATTATGGGACTATTGGAATTTACTATCAGACTTTTAAGCGGAATGTTATTAGGTTCCGCCATCGGTATCGAAAGACATTGGCGTCAGAAAAGTGCAGGTTTACGTACCAATGCATTGGTTTCACTTGGAGCAACAGCTTTTATCCTTCTTTCTATTAAAATCGGTGGCGATGCGACCGGAAGAATTGCTTCCTATATTGTGAGCGGTATAGGATTTCTCGGTGCCGGAGTGATCATGAAAGATGGACTCAATGTACAGGGATTGAATACCGCTGCAACAATATGGTGTTCCGCTGCTGTAGGTGCTTTAAGCGGAATGGGACTACAATTGGAAGCTGCGGTGGTAACCCTTACAGTAATGTTCACCCACATTATTCTCCGTCCGATAGGTATCCGGTTAAACAGATTTACTTTCGTAAAATCAGGTAATGTACAAACCGATTATCTTTTTACCATAAAATGTACGGCAGATGTAGAAAACCATATCCGTGTATTACTGATGCAAATGTTGGGAAATGATGAAAAGCTATTATTAAAATCATTATCAAGTGATGACATTGAAGACAAAGTCGTTATAACTGCCGTTATCGTCACTGCAACACCTCAGGACAGCCTTATAGAACGAACTGCCAGTCGTCTTACGATCGAAGAAAAAGTTCATAAGGTCAGTTGGGAGATTATTGGTACTCAATCAGAGCTATAG
- a CDS encoding SDR family oxidoreductase, whose translation MNNLSGKVVLVTGASKGIGAEVAKRLGEANAKVIVNFAGSKAEADDVVNSIKEKGGDAIAVQADVSKTEDVQSLFDQAIAHYGRVDVLINNAGVMITKTIQETTDEEFDRQFNINVKGVFNTLREAATKLADNGTIINFSTSVNRLMLPGYATYVATKSAVEQLTRVFSREVGNRGINVNSVSPGPTATALFLNGKPKEVIDRLASLNPFGRIAETDDIANVVVFLASDEAKWINAQNIGVNGGMA comes from the coding sequence ATGAACAATTTATCAGGAAAAGTAGTATTAGTTACAGGAGCTTCAAAAGGAATAGGAGCTGAAGTAGCAAAAAGATTAGGAGAAGCCAATGCCAAAGTAATAGTAAACTTTGCAGGAAGCAAAGCTGAAGCAGATGACGTGGTAAACTCAATTAAAGAAAAAGGAGGAGATGCTATCGCTGTTCAGGCAGACGTAAGCAAAACCGAAGATGTACAGTCACTTTTCGATCAGGCTATTGCTCATTACGGAAGAGTAGATGTACTGATCAACAACGCAGGAGTGATGATCACAAAAACAATTCAGGAAACTACCGACGAAGAATTTGACCGTCAATTCAACATCAATGTAAAAGGAGTATTCAATACCCTGCGTGAAGCAGCCACCAAATTAGCGGATAATGGAACTATTATCAATTTTTCAACCTCTGTTAACCGTTTAATGTTACCTGGATACGCAACGTATGTGGCAACAAAATCAGCTGTAGAACAACTCACCAGAGTTTTCTCAAGGGAGGTCGGGAACAGAGGAATTAATGTCAATTCTGTTTCGCCTGGTCCAACAGCAACAGCTCTTTTTCTTAATGGAAAACCGAAAGAAGTAATTGACAGACTTGCATCATTAAATCCTTTTGGAAGAATCGCAGAAACCGATGATATTGCAAATGTAGTCGTATTTCTTGCCAGCGATGAAGCTAAATGGATCAATGCTCAGAATATTGGAGTGAACGGAGGAATGGCTTAA
- a CDS encoding sensor histidine kinase, giving the protein MQIKTRLTILFTIITATILLVFACVIYFSATKSRETEFYALLKKEAYTKANLFLNAKVDKRTLQEIYHNNRKTLNEVEVAIYNTNHKLLYHDAVDIDFVKETSKMLNDINSKGSIKFYQDSWQVIGVVYEYEGQKYLVTAASYDQYGYSKINNLLKTIVIVFVFSIIIIFLAGRIFSRKAFQPVNEMTEKARSISATNLDLRLETTESKDELSELANTFNDMLNRLESSFDAQKSFVSNISHELRTPLAAIITELELSVNKDRTNDEYKIVINNVLDDSKKLVRLSNSLLDFAKASYDPTEISFKPVRIDEILLDARQQVQNYNYDYKIDLNFKADIDDENQISVIGNEYLLKVAFVNLLENGCKFSDDHKSTVSIIFSHDMIILTFSDDGIGISEKDMNFIFAPFHRGENKEFADGNGIGLPLTKKIVDLHKGTINVSSRVDAGTTFTVELPHL; this is encoded by the coding sequence ATGCAAATCAAAACACGGCTCACTATATTATTCACAATCATTACTGCAACTATACTACTGGTATTTGCATGTGTGATCTATTTTTCTGCTACCAAAAGCCGTGAAACAGAGTTTTATGCTCTCTTGAAAAAAGAAGCATATACAAAAGCCAATCTATTTCTAAATGCAAAAGTAGACAAGCGTACCTTACAGGAAATCTATCACAACAACCGCAAAACATTAAATGAAGTAGAAGTAGCTATTTACAATACTAATCATAAGCTTTTGTACCATGATGCCGTGGATATAGATTTCGTAAAAGAGACCTCAAAAATGCTCAATGATATTAATTCCAAAGGCAGCATAAAATTTTATCAGGATAGCTGGCAGGTAATTGGAGTTGTCTATGAATATGAGGGGCAAAAATATCTTGTAACAGCTGCTTCGTATGATCAATATGGATATAGTAAGATCAATAATTTATTGAAAACAATTGTTATCGTATTCGTATTTTCAATCATTATCATCTTTCTGGCTGGAAGGATATTTTCAAGAAAAGCATTTCAACCGGTAAATGAAATGACAGAAAAAGCAAGAAGTATTTCGGCAACCAATCTTGATCTACGCCTTGAAACAACTGAAAGTAAGGATGAATTATCTGAACTTGCAAATACATTCAATGATATGCTCAATCGTCTGGAAAGTTCTTTTGATGCACAAAAAAGCTTTGTTTCCAATATATCCCATGAATTGAGAACGCCTTTAGCAGCTATTATTACCGAACTTGAACTCTCTGTCAATAAAGACAGAACCAATGACGAATACAAAATTGTCATCAATAATGTATTGGACGATTCTAAAAAACTGGTCCGCTTATCCAATAGCTTATTAGATTTTGCCAAAGCAAGTTATGATCCTACTGAAATTTCATTTAAACCGGTGCGGATCGATGAGATCTTATTAGATGCCCGTCAGCAGGTTCAGAATTATAATTATGATTATAAAATTGATCTTAATTTTAAAGCTGATATTGATGATGAAAATCAAATTTCTGTCATTGGTAATGAATACCTGCTAAAAGTAGCCTTCGTAAACCTTCTTGAAAATGGCTGTAAATTTTCAGATGATCATAAAAGTACAGTTTCCATTATATTCAGCCACGATATGATTATTCTGACATTTTCTGATGATGGAATTGGAATATCTGAAAAAGATATGAACTTTATTTTTGCTCCGTTCCATAGAGGAGAAAATAAAGAATTTGCTGATGGTAACGGAATAGGACTTCCTCTCACCAAAAAAATAGTTGATCTCCATAAAGGGACGATCAATGTCTCTTCACGAGTAGATGCCGGAACTACTTTCACTGTGGAATTACCCCATTTATAA
- a CDS encoding serine hydrolase domain-containing protein, giving the protein MRLLFLSVLILILPSNGYAQNTELAFQKIVDSSFLAHPETIGLLVHIESPHQNISWSYTTGKNGINNNEKLNSGQPLLIASNTKPYIAATILKLIEKKKMNLRQPLKDLLTSKTSHLLSAAGYDLNTITLFHLMSHTSGIRDYVTESYFSFISTHKNYNWTRDEQIILATKEGKPLAQPGSIFKYADINYVLLSEIIEQKTGKPFYEAVHSLLELKKHHLTNTWFVQLEKKPENSLLLVNQYWSSFQWEIKDINPSWDLYGGGGMASNVYEMAKFFQLLFNGQIIKDQEILKLMYTDVSPDLDINYCLGIRKIKAGNMTEFNHGGGLGTDVSYIPELNATISIASVDAAKRNIAVDISKILALKLKSISTK; this is encoded by the coding sequence ATGCGTTTACTATTTTTATCAGTTTTAATCCTTATTTTACCTTCTAATGGATATGCTCAAAACACAGAATTGGCATTCCAAAAGATCGTCGATTCTTCTTTTCTTGCCCATCCTGAAACAATTGGACTTCTTGTACATATAGAATCTCCTCACCAGAATATTTCATGGAGCTATACCACTGGTAAAAATGGCATAAATAATAATGAAAAATTGAATTCCGGACAACCTCTTCTTATAGCCAGTAATACAAAACCATACATAGCAGCAACAATCCTGAAATTGATTGAAAAGAAGAAAATGAACCTCCGACAGCCTCTTAAAGATCTATTAACATCCAAAACATCCCACCTTCTTTCTGCAGCAGGTTATGATCTAAATACGATCACCTTGTTTCATTTAATGTCTCATACATCAGGAATCAGAGATTATGTGACAGAAAGCTATTTTAGTTTTATCAGTACACATAAAAACTATAACTGGACAAGAGATGAACAGATTATTTTAGCTACAAAAGAAGGGAAACCATTGGCACAACCGGGATCTATATTTAAATATGCAGATATCAATTACGTTTTATTGTCAGAAATTATTGAGCAAAAAACTGGGAAACCATTTTATGAAGCAGTTCATTCATTGCTTGAATTAAAAAAACATCATCTCACAAACACATGGTTTGTCCAGCTTGAAAAAAAACCTGAAAATTCTCTTCTATTGGTTAACCAGTATTGGAGCAGTTTTCAATGGGAAATCAAAGATATCAATCCGTCGTGGGATCTCTATGGAGGAGGAGGGATGGCTTCTAATGTATATGAAATGGCAAAATTCTTCCAATTACTTTTTAACGGACAAATCATAAAAGATCAGGAGATACTAAAGCTAATGTATACAGATGTTTCTCCTGATCTTGATATCAACTATTGTCTGGGTATCAGAAAGATAAAGGCAGGCAATATGACTGAATTTAATCATGGAGGTGGATTGGGAACTGATGTTTCTTATATCCCGGAATTAAATGCAACCATTTCGATAGCTTCTGTAGATGCAGCCAAAAGAAATATTGCAGTAGACATAAGTAAAATTTTAGCCCTTAAGTTGAAATCAATTTCTACAAAATGA